A single region of the Penaeus monodon isolate SGIC_2016 chromosome 18, NSTDA_Pmon_1, whole genome shotgun sequence genome encodes:
- the LOC119584546 gene encoding msx2-interacting protein-like, whose product MREAEAGAAEGAWDTQARRLPSPPEGRPDTFGHRISEDLSHLDTESSPRKSNRRWSSQVPSLHFSSASSGAHGSFPQRPYEEQNSRWHNSRAGSASGNERSSTRFRNWDREERPSTSPRPSYVDYNAHEYPPRGSYNYPSRARDPVSRGGDPYSNPASRGEPALLTIQQIKQMINISSHDEFFELLKKRGIGFSQLLEYMNRGANEDEVLQLLGYQRTTTTTQPPEARLPQTRLEDEHGGDAFDSQADSSLYFGEGAHRASQGSPFRGGAHLARDEVMAGEAASSGEERRRNRKERKRKGKKNRRRKGKGGRKQRLPDLVYTTDILPVDGAQGSTSAAGAEFGPPSSGTPDVGSNFDRATPTQQPDDARPSTSAAAAVLPGPSPNQPAAPPSSTSQPGPSSPQPGPSSPQPGPSSPQPTPSEEIPDATRFPVVPAEASATQTLSTTMQVFPEPPVVVASATPSATTPDVALPLPTSGHVADDAPTTTARPPLKKSDPALTPRSSSSTLPSPPGDPYADDVTFPPGIRPSEVSIHSITVMKVPEGDETVPEVLAPASRRPVHRRPVVKAHFPTERNTSRFTTTSLEEPEFEIGSRSILVQNIPQDEYQFPIKGLLIISGVLGAMAVFTLVILISYCIIKCSKPPAVNNYRVTEQKPVAQ is encoded by the exons ATGCGGGAGGCCGAGGCGGGCGCGGCCGAGGGCGCGTGGGACACCCAGGCCCGACGGCTGCCGAGCCCCCCCGAGGGCCGCCCCGACACCTTCGGCCACAGGATAAGCGAGGACCTGTCGCACCTGGACACGGA GTCCTCCCCGCGGAAGAGCAACAGGCGCTGGTCGAGTCAGGTTCCTTCCCTGCACTTCTCGTCGGCGTCGAGCGGCGCGCACGGCAGCTTCCCCCAGCGGCCCTACGAGGAGCAGAACAGCCGCTGGCACAACAGCCGCGCCGGCAGCGCCAGCGGCAACGAGAGGTCCTCCACCAGGTTCCGCAACTGGGACCGGGAGGAGCGGCCGAGCACCTCGCCGCGCCCGAGCTACGTCGACTACAACGCCCACGAATACCCTCCCCGAGGCTCCTACAACTACCCGTCGAGGGCGCGCGACCCGGTGAGTCGCGGCGGCGATCCGTACAGCAACCCGGCCTCCAGGGGCGAGCCCGCTCTGCTGACCATCCAGCAGATTAAGCAGATGATAAACATTTCATCGCATGACGAGTTCTTCGAGTTGCTGAAGAAGAGAGGGATCGGCTTCAGCCAGCTCCTCGAATACATGAACCGCGGCGCCAACGAGGATGAGGTCCTGCAACTCCTCGGATACCAGAGGACCACAACGACCACACAGCCTCCGGAGGCGCGTCTGCCGCAGACGCGACTGGAGGACGAGCACGGAGGCGATGCCTTCGACTCGCAGGCCGACTCGTCCCTGTATTTCGGCGAGGGCGCTCACAGGGCGTCCCAGGGAAGCCCCTTCAGGGGTGGCGCTCATTTGGCCAGGGACGAAGTGATGGCCGGCGAGGCGGCCAGCAgtggcgaggagaggaggaggaacaggaaggagaggaagaggaagggaaagaagaacaggagaagaaagggaaaaggtggaCGCAAACAGCGGCTCCCGGACCTTGTCTACACGACAGACATCTTGCCAGTGGACGGCGCCCAGGGCTCCACGAGCGCAGCCGGGGCGGAATTCGGCCCACCGTCCTCGGGAACTCCAGATGTCGGCTCAAACTTCGATCGAGCCACGCCCACGCAGCAGCCGGATGACGCCCGTCCTTCCACGTCCGCTGCAGCGGCCGTCCTGCCAGGCCCGAGCCCGAACCAGCCCGCGGCGCCGCCCAGCTCGACCTCGCAGCCGGGGCCCTCCTCGCCGCAGCCGGGGCCCTCCTCGCCGCAGCCGGGGCCCTCCTCGCCGCAGCCGACCCCCTCGGAAGAAATCCCCGACGCCACCCGCTTCCCCGTCGTCCCCGCGGAGGCCAGCGCGACGCAGACCCTGTCGACGACGATGCAAGTCTTCCCCGAGCCGCCCGTCGTCGTCGCTTCAGCCACCCCTTCAGCTACCACCCCAGACGTCGCCCTCCCGCTGCCTACCTCAGGGCACGTCGCCGACGACGCGCCCACGACCACCGCCAGGCCGCCCCTCAAGAAATCCGACCCCGCACTCACGCCGCGGTCCTCCTCCAGCACGCTCCCCTCTCCGCCCGGAGACCCCTACGCCGACGACGTGACCTTCCCGCCGGGCATCAGGCCCTCCGAGGTCTCCATCCACTCCATCACGGTCATGAAGGTTCCCGAAGGCGACGAGACTGTCCCCGAGGTACTCGCGCCCGCCAGCAGGAGACCGGTACACCGAAGGCCCGTCGTGAAGGCGCACTTCCCGACCGAGCGCAACACCTCCCGCTTCACCACCACCAGCCTCGAGGAGCCCGAGTTCGAGATCGGAAGCCGGTCCATTCTGGTGCAGAACATACCCCAGGACGAGTACCAGTTCCCGATCAAGGGCCTCCTGATCATCAGCGGCGTCCTGGGGGCCATGGCGGTCTTCACGCTGGTCATCCTCATCTCGTACTGCATCATCAAGTGCTCGAAACCCCCAGCCGTCAACAACTACCGGGTCACGGAACAGAAGCCCGTGGCCCAGTGA